GACAAGGAACAAGAGCGGTGCGCAAGGATTTCCCGGCCGGAGGAACGGCAGCGCTACCAGGTGGCTCACGCCGCCCTGCGCAGGATCTTGAGCGCCTATCTTAACTGCCCTGCGCAGACCCTTGTATTTTCCGCCAACCAGTACGGGAAGCCTTATCTCTCCTACCCCCTGGACCCGGGAGCCGGACAGCTCCACTTCAGTCTGTCCCACTCCGGAGGATATGTGGCCCTTGCCTTCTCCGGCAGCTCCCCGGTAGGCGTGGATATTGAGCGAGACCGGCCTTCCATCAAACCAGCGGAACTGGCCGGACGGTTCTTCCATCCCCGGGAATCGCGCCGGTTAAGCGCCCTGCCTCCCCAGGAACAAAGAACCGGTTTTCTTAAGCTCTGGACCCTGCGGGAAGCATTCTTAAAGGGCCTGGGAACCGGATTCTACACCGCCTCAGAGTCCTTTGCCATCTGCCCGGACCGCCTTCCCGGCGTCTTCTGCGTCAGAGAAGGCGCGCCGGAATATTCCAGCTGGGAACTTCTCTCCCTTGACGCTCCGGAAGGATATTTCTTAAGCGTGGCTTACCAGCGCTCATAATCCCTGATAGAAGGCGATGCCGTAGAGCAGCGCCACCCCCGGCATGCCAAAGACCCCGGACGTACAGAAGGTAAGGGGATTCAGCCCCACGTGAAGGGCGTGTCCCCCCGCTTCCAGGAACTGGTTGGCGAAGAAGATCACCGCCATCCCCGCTACCGCCCGGATCAGAAAATTCGTCAGGAAATGCGACCGGTATCCCCCCATCTCTTTGCTCCTTCCCTCTCTCTTGTTATCCATATATATCTGAGATCTGCGTATTTTATTCTCAGAAATTGCCTATACTAGGTAAAAAAAGGAGGCACCATGATGAGACTGTTCCACGGGGCAAACAACGCAGATGTAGACCGGTATGCCAAACACCCGGATCCGGAGGGCGCCGCCCTTGTCCGGGAGATCGCAAGGACCCGCCAGGAGATGGAAGACGCCTACAATCATTTCCAGAACGCGTCGGATCCGGATCTGATCGACTGCTATATCTTCCGGGGAAATGCCGCCTGGAAGAAGTACGAGTTCCTGCTGCGGCAGGCAAAGATGCGCTAAAAGAGCGCCGGTTTTTGGAACCGGCGCTCTTGCTTTAACACATTTTATAACTGAATAGTGATCTCCCGGTCTGTCCGGTGATACTGATGATACCGCACGCCCGCAGAATCAAACATCCGCATGGACGCCTGCACCGACGGGGTGTCCTCATACTTGTTGCAGTCGTAGATCACTTCCTTGATCCCGCTCTGGATAATGGCCTTGGCACACTCATTGCAGGGGAACAGGGATACATAGAGCTTGGCTCCCTCCAGACTGCCTCCCCGATAGTTGAGGATGGCGTTCAGCTCGCTGTGGACTGTATACACATACTTGGTCTCCAGCGGATCTTCTCCTTCCCGCACCCAGGGAAATTCATCATCGGAACATCCGATGGGAAGCCCGTTATATCCCATGGACAGGATCTTATTGTCCTGGCTTACGATACAGCAGCCCACCTGGGTGTTGGGGTCCTTGGACCGCATACCCGACAAGATGGCCACGCCCATAAAATACTCATCCCAACTGATATAATCTTTT
This window of the Massilistercora timonensis genome carries:
- a CDS encoding dCMP deaminase family protein — protein: MGSKRKDYISWDEYFMGVAILSGMRSKDPNTQVGCCIVSQDNKILSMGYNGLPIGCSDDEFPWVREGEDPLETKYVYTVHSELNAILNYRGGSLEGAKLYVSLFPCNECAKAIIQSGIKEVIYDCNKYEDTPSVQASMRMFDSAGVRYHQYHRTDREITIQL
- a CDS encoding 4'-phosphopantetheinyl transferase superfamily protein, with product MNVTFFSASDLNFPPAAPGPDTLALWLLPVSDSGLAGLDFRHLSDKEQERCARISRPEERQRYQVAHAALRRILSAYLNCPAQTLVFSANQYGKPYLSYPLDPGAGQLHFSLSHSGGYVALAFSGSSPVGVDIERDRPSIKPAELAGRFFHPRESRRLSALPPQEQRTGFLKLWTLREAFLKGLGTGFYTASESFAICPDRLPGVFCVREGAPEYSSWELLSLDAPEGYFLSVAYQRS
- a CDS encoding pro-sigmaK processing inhibitor BofA family protein: MDNKREGRSKEMGGYRSHFLTNFLIRAVAGMAVIFFANQFLEAGGHALHVGLNPLTFCTSGVFGMPGVALLYGIAFYQGL
- a CDS encoding YaaL family protein, yielding MMRLFHGANNADVDRYAKHPDPEGAALVREIARTRQEMEDAYNHFQNASDPDLIDCYIFRGNAAWKKYEFLLRQAKMR